Below is a window of Prosthecochloris sp. GSB1 DNA.
AGAGCCGCGAAAACTCCTCAGCCAGGTCGCCCGCGTAGCGCCGCAGCTCCGACACCAGCCCGTGCGTATCGATCAGCGTCCCGTAAACATCGAAAGCAAGCGTAATCGTCATAGAGTACTCCTTCGTTGTAGTGCGTTAACGCTTAAATTACGGCAATAGCATCACAACAGAAAACGCAGCCCCGAATCCCCCCGCGCTCCCCATAAAAAAAGGCGACCCGAAAGCCGCCCTTGTGATACCTATGCTGTTTTTGCCGACCGCATACTGGTCATTTTGACTTTTCCCTTTTGCCCTTTGCCTTCTCTCCCCCTACTGCCATCCGCCGACGATCTCGAAGATGTCACGGTCCCCGATCGGCACGGGCACCGACGCGGAGGGGTTTTCCGAAAGCAGGAACTGCGCGATCTCGTTGTAGGGCTTGAGGCACTCCTCCTTTTCCGGACCGTCTTCCATCTGGAACATGGTCTTGCCCGCGAAACGGCTCTTGCGGATCAGTTCATGGTAGGGAACGCGGGCGAGCAGCTTGGTGCCGACCTTGTCGGCGAACTGCTCCAGCATATTGGTGCCACCGCCCTTGGCGTAATCGACCCGGTTGGCGACGATGCCCGCGAGCTGGACATTGTAGCGGGTGCTCTTCTGCTCGATGGCCATGCAGAGGCGGTTGGCCGCGAAAATACTGTCGAAGTCGTTGGTGGCGATGATGACCGCGTAGTCGGCGTAGTTCAACGGGGCGCTGAAACCCCCGCAGACCACGTCGCCGAGCACGTCGAAGAGGATAACGTCGTACTGGTCGTACAGGCCGAGTTCCTGGAGCAGCTTGACCGCCTCGCCGACCACGTAGCCACCGCAGCCGCTGCCGGCCGGAGGTCCTCCCGCCTCGAGCGCGTCGATACCGGCGAAACCGGTTTCGATAATATCCTCCTTCTCCAGCTCCTCGTGGTGGAAATCGACCTCTTCGAGAGCTTCGATGACGGTTT
It encodes the following:
- the bchL gene encoding ferredoxin:protochlorophyllide reductase (ATP-dependent) iron-sulfur ATP-binding protein is translated as MSLILAVYGKGGIGKSTTTANISAALALQGAKVLQIGCDPKHDSTFPLTGTLQKTVIEALEEVDFHHEELEKEDIIETGFAGIDALEAGGPPAGSGCGGYVVGEAVKLLQELGLYDQYDVILFDVLGDVVCGGFSAPLNYADYAVIIATNDFDSIFAANRLCMAIEQKSTRYNVQLAGIVANRVDYAKGGGTNMLEQFADKVGTKLLARVPYHELIRKSRFAGKTMFQMEDGPEKEECLKPYNEIAQFLLSENPSASVPVPIGDRDIFEIVGGWQ